Genomic segment of uncultured Desulfobacter sp.:
GCAAAGTGAATTTTTTGCCCTGGAAGGCTTAGGGCAGCTTTTAGATACAATCAAGCGTATTAAAAATGCGTTTAATGCCGACTTGATGATCAAAGGTATTTTGCTGACAATGTTCGACCGCAGGACCAATTTGTCCCAGAATGTGGTGGATGACGCCAGACAGTATTTCAAGGATCTGGTGTTCAAGACAAAAATACCCCGTAATGTGAAGCTTGGAGAAGCCCCAAGCTATGGTCTGCCGGTGATTCTCTATGATAAAACATCACCTGGAGCTAAAAGTTATATGTCCTTTGCCAGGGAACTTTTAAAGCGATCATGAATAAAAAACGAAAAAATACCGGCCTGGGCCGGGGCATATCAGCGTTGATCCCCGATATGGAAGAGCCCGAATCCAATTCGGATTTTTTCTTTTGCAACGTTGATCAAATAAGCCCCAACCGCTATCAACCAAGAACCCGGTTCAGTGAGGAAGAGTTGGAGCGGCTTACCCAGTCCATTGCCGAGCAGGGCGTACTCCAGCCCCTTTTGGCCCGAAAAATGGACGGGGCCTATGAGCTGATTGCAGGGGAACGCCGTTTGCGTGCCGCCCGGGTGGCAGGCCTTGAGCAGGTGCCCGTCATTATTCTCAACCTGACTGACGAGCAGGTGCTTGAGGTTTCAATCATTGAAAATATCCAACGGGAAAACCTCAATGTGCTTGAAGAGGCCGAAGCCTATTTTCGGCTCATCGACGAGTTTGGATACACCCAGGAAAAGGTGGCCGAAAAAATCGGCAAGAACCGATCCACCATCGCCAACCTGCTGCGGTTACGCAGCCTGCCCGAAGAGATCAAAGAGGGGTTGATTGCCGAAAACATAAGCATGGGGCATGCCCGGGCACTGCTGGGGGCTGGCTCCTTGGAGAATCAGCTCTATTTGTTCAAGCAGGTGATGGAAAAACAATTGTCGGTGCGGGAAACCGAGCGTCTGGTCAATCAGGCCAAAAAACAGCCCCAGAAAATCGCAAAAAAAATTTCTGCGGACGAACAAAAGTTCCTGGAAGAGACTTCGTCCCAGATATCCTCCCGGATCAATTCACCGGTCTTCATCAAAAAAAGTGGGGGCCGTGGCCGAATTGAGATAAAATTTTCCTCCGGATCTGAATTTAACCGTCTTGTGGAGTTGCTGAGCAGAATTTCATGAAAATTTCAATTGCCAAAACCGCCGGGTTTTGTATGGGCGTTCGTCGGGCTGTGGACATGGTGCTGGATGCATCCAATAAAGCAAAGGAACCCATTTATACCTATGGTCCTTTAATTCATAATCCCCAGGTCCTGGAGATGCTGGAAAGCAAGCAGATCTTTCGGATGGATTCGATTCCCGAGTCCGGAAAAGGGATTGTGCTCATCCGGGCCCACGGGGTGCCGCCCCAGGATGAAAAAGCCCTGGCGGATGCCGGATTCACCGTGGTGAATGCCACCTGCCCCCGGGTGGTACGGGTCCAGGTGATTATCGATAAGTATGCAAAAAAAGGGTATGAGACCATTATCCTTGGCGATGAAAAGCATCCCGAGGTGATCGGCCTTTTGGGATATGCCGGGGGGAAGGGGCATACCATCTCCAACCTGGATGAATTTAAGGCGCTGCCCAGGTTTGAGAAGGCGGTGGTGGTGGCCCAGACCACCCAGAACACCAAAATTTTTGCCGATATCCAGGACTGGTGCCGCAACAATGTGTCCCATTACGAAATTTTCAACACCATCTGCGATTCCACGGAAAAGCGTCAGGATGAGGTCCGGCAGATGGCCGAGACCCATGACGCCGTGATTGTTGTGGGCGGAAAGTTTTCCGGAAATACAAAGCGCCTGGCCCAGGTGGCCGCAGAAACCGGTAAACCCTCCATGCACATTGAAGAGGCCTCGGAAATTGATTACGAATCCATCGGTCGTGTACGCTCAATTGCCATTACCGCAGGCGCTTCTACACCCAATTGGATTATTAATGACACCTGCAGCCGGGTGGAACAGGCGTTCAGGGAAAACCAGTCCGGCAGGGGAAAACTTCGGGCTGTGGTGAATGTGCTGATGAAGACCAACATTATTCTGGCCGCAGGGGCCGCCTGTCTGACCTTGGGCACCGCTTTGATCTCCGGGGCAAAAGATCCGGGAGTCCCCGCAGCCATTGCCATGTTCTATATTCTTTCCATGCAGATCATGAACAACATGATGTCCATCGGGGCGGACACCTACAACAAACCGGACCGGGCGGAACTTTATAAAGAGAACAAGCACAGGCTTTTGTTGGTGGCTTTTTTGTCCGGTGCCATTGGGCTTTTACTTGCCTGGACACGGGGATGGGGATATTTCACCGTGCTGCTTGTGATGATGCTGCTGGGCATGACCTATTCCCGAACCATTTTTCCCTCCTTTTCCTCCGGGCGAAAAATTTATCGGCTCAAGGATGTGCCGGGGTCCAAAACCATTCTTATTGCTTTGGCATGGGGTGTTGTTACAAGCCTGATGCCCGGGATCAGCCTTAAGGCACACCCGGCTTTGACCCTGGTCGCCTTTATATTTGCCACGGGACTTTCGTTTGCCAGGACCGCATTTATGGATATTCTGGCTGTTCAGGGGGACAGAATTGCAGGTAGAGAAACCCTTCCCATTCTGCTGGGCAAAAAGAAAAGCCTAAAATTCATTCATTATACCCTGGTGGGCACAATCGTTATCCCTGTAATTTTATCTGTCGGGTTGTCTCCCGTTGTTTGTGCTCTTGCCTTGATACCGGCTTTCATGTTTATATTAACCATACGGTATAATAAAGACAGTGATATTTCTGCCAATTTCTATGAGTTCTGGTTCGAGATTCCCTTGTTGTTTGCAGGCATTATTGCTGTTTTCGGTTAACACATATCCTTATCCTGATAGAGTCTACAGCTCGTAGCTGAAAAAAGCTTACTTTTCCGGCTATGAGCTGACAGCTATCCCCTAAGGATGGCAACTTAAGGAGGATGTTGGGAAAATATGGCAGATGGGGCAACACAGGGCAAGCCTGCGCCGCTGATTGGAATCCTGGCTGTTAAATTTAAGTTCATCAGTGAAGCGCAGTTGCAAAAAGCCCTTGATCAATGCAGTGATGATACGGATTTAGATGAGAAACTCAAAGCATATTTCCTTGCCGAAAAGCTGATATCGAGTCAGAACCTTCATCGTCTTACCATGGCTGTCAAGGCCGTGGCCATTCATCGGCGGGAATACCGGTTTGGAGCCATAGCGCTTGCCAAAGGAGTGGTGAATAAAATGGTCCTGGATCTGGCCCTGGAGGAACAAAAAGAGTTGTTTCAAAAAGGGAAAAAGCCACGGCCCATCGGGGATGTGATGGTGGAGTCCGGCATCATGTCACCAAAACAGAGAGATGAGATTCTAAAGCTTCAAAAGCAATCCTGCTCATTACTTGACAGGGTCGGAACACTGCCTGTAAAAATCGTAAATCCAGCGGATAGTCAGCCTGTTGATCATGATGGGCATCACACATCGGCAGACGATCTTTCTGAACTTTCGGATTCCAATGATGTCCCTGTCCTTGACCGACTGGAGGATATCGCCCAGATTTGCGGTGGGCTTTTACTCCAGGTTACCTGCGACCACATGTCTGCATTTCTAACGAAAATTTGTGACATGGATCCGGATATCCCCGCCGTGGTCATTCGTACGGCTCTATCGGAAAAAGGCGTTGTCTATGGTCTGGTACCGGATGAGCAATTAGAGGTCTTTATCCGATCATCCATTACTGATACCGTACTTTTTTGTGTGGCCCGGGGTGTAGAACCATCCCCTGGCAAAGATACCGGAATTGAGTTCTTTATTAATACGGGTTATCTGAAAAGTTCCGGCATGGATGATTCAGGCAATATTGATGTTAAACGCATCAGCCCAAAACAGCGGGTGGAAAAAGGCTCTGTGCTGGCTGAAAAAATTGCAGGGCTCCCCCAGGCCGGTAAAGATGTTTTTGGTAACATCATTTCGGCTCCAGGCACAACCAAAAATTCCTTGCGCGCAGGTGCGGGTGCCGTGTTGTCCGAGGACGGTCAAAAGGTGTTGGCCGCGGTTCAGGGGACTCCCCAAATTACCCTGGACGGATCGATTACCGTTCATGAACGATCTAATATTAACACAGACATTGATAATGATACCGGAACCGCCGAATGCGATAAAAGTCTTCGTGTCACCGGGAGTATAAAGTCAGGCGCCAGGGTGTACGGTGTTGATATTTGGGCACAGGGCATTGACGATGGCATTGTGGAAGCCAGCGGAGATTTGACCATTGCCCACGACATTAATAACGCCCGGATATATGCCCGGGGCAATGTCCACGCCCAATCCATTTCCAACAGCGAAATTGTCTGCATGGGTGATGTGCTGGTCAAAAAAAAGATTGTGGATTCAAAAATTGAATGTGGCGGGACCTGTTCCATTATCACAGGTAAACTTGTGTCAAGCAGGGTTGCGGCTAAGATGGGATTGATGGCCGGCAGTATCAGTTCAGAGAGTTCGTGCCCTTCCAGGATCAGGATAGGGCACGATGCGTTTTCTGTCCGGGAACTGGAAAGAAACCGCCTGGGATTAATGCGTATCGATAAGATAATCAATAAATTTAATAATAAAAAGAATATGATCAGCAAACAGGCTGCCGGTTTAAAAACACAGATGACGGAACTGGAGCGTGTCAGGGAACGCATCCTGGTTGAATACCGGGAAATTGAGTCCCGGTCGGACCGGTCTCCAAGTGACCGGGAATCCCTGGATCAACGTTTAACGGGGCTTCGAAAAAATTTAAAGGCTGTAGAAACAAAACTCCAGGCGGGTGCCGCAAAAATTCAAGACCTTGTAAAACAGACCTCAAAAATTGACCGCCAGATATTAAAACCTGCGGCGTCAAAACAGATCCTTGCTGATGAGAAAAAAAATCTAATCGACTGGTCCCTGCATACCCCTGGAAGAGCCAGGGTGGTTGTGGCGGAAAATGTAGTTTCAGGTACGATTATTATGGGACTGCACAGCACACTTGTGCCGGAAACTGCACTTTGCCACGTCCGGATTACCGAGCGGCCCATTCAATCCGAAGATGAAAACACCCCCCAAATTTTCTATCAGATGCAGGTGGACGATTTGTAAACATCTCGCTTGGTTTAGGACCGCAATTTTATCGTTTTTTTTGCGGTCCTATTACCTTTTCATGAAATGATGTTATTTTGTGAGTCCTCTGGCAATGATCTCCATTGGATGGCAGACATCAAGCATCCCTTTTTTGGGCAGGTTCCCTGACAATTGCACCCGGCATCCCGGACAGCCCGTTGCCCAGGACTGCGCTCCTGTGTCGACGGCATTTTTGATTTTACCGTCCACGATTTTTTTGGAGATCTCAGGGTACTCATTGAAAAAGAATCCCCCGCCGCCACAGCATGAATCCCAGTCACAGGTTTTCTGATACGCCACATGGGGCAATTGTTTGAGCAGGTTTTCGACCCTGTTTTTGTCCTGGCCGTGGTTTTTAAGATGGCAGGGCAGATGATAGGTGACTGTCTCTTTCACTCCATCTTGATCCAGGTGGGGAGCCAATTGTTCAAAATGCTTAAAAACAAACTCGCTGATATCACAGACCTTTTTGGCCAGGCGGTGTGCAGGTCCGTCAGGCAGATCCAGTTCTGCCATTAACTTGGGATAGGCATGGCCCAAAGCAGACCCACAGGTGGCACAGTCCACCAGTATGGCGTCGCAGGTGGTGGCCTGCAACGCATCTATATTGGATAAAAATGTCTGTTCTGCCTGCTTTATACCCCCGTGGAAAAACAATGGCAGGCCGCAGCATCCCTGATTTTTTGGGAGCACAACCCGGTATCCCATGCGTGTTAACACCTTTATGGATGCATGCCCGGTGCGTTCATAGATATGGTTGGTGGCGCACCCGGTGAAATAAACCACAGAGCCTGCAGGTCTGCCAGAAGGCTCAATCACTTCGGGTACCTGGTCCCGAAAAGGGTTGGCGTTGGGCGTGGGAAAGCGTTCAATGGGAATGTTGCCGATGCGCATACGCCCAATGATGCGCTGGGCCAGACTGCTTGCCCCTATCCGTGCCGCCTTTGACGCCAGCCGAAGCCGGTTTTCCTTGGGCAGAATTGCGCCGGCAATTTTGACCTCCCTGGCTCGGCCGCGCAGGTCTCCCATTTGTTGGCGCATGCGCATGAACAGGATATCATGCTGCACACCGCCCGGGCACATGTTTGTGCAGGTCCCGCACATCAGGCAGCATTGCAGTTTTTCCTGCATGCGGTCTGTGGCCGGCAGGTTGTCGTGGGCAAAACTTCTGATCAGATGGACCTTTGCCCTGGGCGCCGTGGTCTCTTCCCGGGTTGCTTTATAGACCGGGCAACTGGTCAGGCAGAGACCGCATTTCCCGCATTGATTTGCTTCATCGGCTTTCATGGTCATCCCCCCTATACAAATTTTCCGGGATTAAGGATCCCTTTGGGGTCCACACATTTCTTGATCCTGGCCATGAAATTCCGGGTTGCGTCATCCATGACCATGGGCAGGTACTCCGATTTTGCAAGGCCGATGCCGTGCTCCCCGGACAGGGTGCCGTGATAGGAGATGGCCAGTTCGAAAATCTCTCTACTGGCGGCTTCAACCCGCTGCCACTCTTCCTTGTCGTTGGTATCCGTGGAAATTAATGGATGCATGTTGCCGTCACCGGCATGGGCCAGAATTCCGATGCGCAGCTGGTAGCGGTCGGCAATCTGCCGGATGTGGCGGATCATGTCAGGGACATGGCTGACCGGTACGGTGGCGTCTTCCACAATACAGTCGGGTGCCAGACGGGCAAATACCCCGTATGCCGAACGTCGGGCGGTCCAGACATCATCCCGCTCGGCAGCGGTTCTTGCTTCAATGACTTCCTGGGCACCGTGGGTTTTGGCTTTTTCAACAATGGTGCGCATCTCTTTTTCCACGGCTTCTTCGGCACCGTCCACTTCAATGAGTAGCAACCCTTCGGCATGGCGGGGAAGGCCGATGTGGGCCGAGTCCTCCACGGCATTCACCACGGTTTTATCCATCAATTCCAGGGCAGCCGGCAATATGCCGGAACCAATGATGTCAGCAACCGTGTCGGCCGTATGGTCAAGATCGTTGTATACGGCCAGTATGGTCCGCGTGGCTTCGGGCAGGGGGACAACTCTCAGGGTAATTTCAGTGACAATGCCCAGGGTGCCTTCGGACCCGCAAAAAAGGCTTGAGAGCCGGTAGCCGGTGACATCTTTGACATTCCGGCTGCCAAAACGGATCACCTCGCCGGATGCCAGTACCACTTCCATGCTCAACACATAATCAACGGTCACCCCGTATTTCAGGCATCGGGGGCCGCCTGCATTCTGGGCCACGTTTCCGCCGATGGTCGAGGCCATGTAACTGCCCGGGTCAGGGGGGTAAAAGAATCCCTCCTGGGCCAGCCGGGCCTGGAGATCGCCGTTAACCACGCCCGGCTGGACAATGCAGTATCTGTTCGGGGTGCTGACTTCAAGGATTTTGTCCATCCGGGTCAAAGAGAGAACAATTCCCTTGTTAGCGGGAATAGAGGCCCCGCTGATGTTGGTGCCTGCGCCCCTTGCCGTTACAGGAATCCCTTCCCTGTCAGCGATGGTCATGATGGCGGCAACCGCGGCCGTGGATTCGGGCAGCAGCACAAGTTCCGGCATTGCTTCTTTAACAAAGGCATCGTAGGAATAGGCGGCCAGGTCTTCCGGGGCGTCAATAAACCCCCTTGACCCGACAATGTCTTTCAGACTTTTTTTTATTTTTTCGGTTAACATATCGTTCTCACTTTAAAGCGTTTCGTCTAGTTCATCATCCCTGGCAGGTAGAGTACGGTCTGGGGAAACAGAATGCACAGCGTCAAAGCTGAAAGCATGATGAGAATAAAAGGAATCATGCCCCGGTATATTTCAATCATCTCAATTTCAGATGTGGCCCCGCCGGCACCTTTAAAGTAGAAAAAGGCATACCCCAGCGGCGGCGTCAGAAACGACATCTGCAGGTTTATGGCAATCATCATTACAAACCACAATTCGTTAAAACCAAGGTCTCTTGCAATGGGAACAAACAGCGGCAGACAGATCATGGTAATCCCGATCCAGTCGATAAACATGCCCAGGAAAAGGACAATAAGCATCATCAAGGCAAAAGATCCCCATTTGCTTCCCACACCCAGGATCGCCACTTCCACGAGTTCATCTCCGCCAAGGCCGATGAAGACTCCGGTAAAACAGGTGGCGCCTACCACGATGAACAATACCATGGAGGTGACTGTGCTGGTGGCAATGACCGAATCTTTGATGATTTTAAGACTGAAACGGCCGTAGGCGATCATCATTAAAAGCGCAACAAAGGCGCCCATGCCGGCCGCTTCGGTGGGGGTGGCCACACCGGCAAAAATAGCCCCAAGGACCGATGCGATCAACAGCGCAGGTGGAAAAAGATTTTTCAGGCAGTCGATAAGCACTTTTTTGGTGGAGACACTGACACGCTCTTCAGGTGTCAGGGCCGGACCCCACTCCGGTTTTATAAAACAGACCACGCCGATGTAAATGATATAGAGTCCGGAAAGGATGGCACCGGGGATCAGGGCACCCATGAACAACTGTCCCACCGGTACACCGGCATAGGAACCCATGAGGACCAGCATGATGCTGGGCGGGATCAGGATACCCAGGGTGCCGCCGGCACAGATGGAGCCTGCAATCAATTCTTTTTTATAACCATATTCCAGCAGGGGCGGGGTGGCCAAAAGGGCGATGGTCACCACCGAAGCGCCGACAATCCCGGTGCAGGCCGCAAAAATGGTGGCCACAAGGATAACGGTCATGCCGATACCGCCGCGCACAGGGCCCAAAAGATAGCGTACGCTTACAAACAGCCCTTCCATAACACCCGATCGGTCCAGAAAATTGGCCATCAAGACGAACAGAGGCACGGCCACCAAGATATAACTGTTCATGGTGGACATGTAGATGCGGTCAATGAACATGCCAAAGCACTCCGGGCCCCATCCAAAATAACCGAAAATGACGGCCAGGCCGCCGAGGGTAAAGGCCAGCGGGTGACCAAGCCCCAGGCCGATCAGCAGGCAGACAAACATTAACAGTGCCAGAATCATACCGGTTGTCATAGCTCAACCCCCTTTGCCACAAAAAAACATTTTCGATAAAACAGACAGATCCCCTGCAGTAAAAGCAACAGGGCCGTGATGGGAATCACGGTCTTGATGGGATAAATCGGGGGGGCAAACACAGAGAAACTGGTTTCAAAAATTTTCCATGACTCCCGGGCAAAGGCGGTACTTTCAACAAGCAGCACAATTATAAAAGGGAAAAAGAAAACAAGGTAAAGCAGTATATCCAGGATGGCCCGGGTACGCGTGCTGAAGCGTTCCACAATAATGTCCACGGAAATGTGGCGGCCCGCCTGGAGGGTATAGGCGCCCAGGATCATAAAATGAAATCCGTAAAGCTGGGTGCTGGTTTCAAAGGTCCATATCGAGGGATGATTGAGCATGCGCCGGGTCACAACCTCAAACACCATGATCAGCATCAAAGGTATAATGGCCCAGGCCGCAGTTTTGCCGATGAAGGCAATTATTTTTTCAATTAATAAAATGATTCGATTGAGCAGTTGCATATAACACAATTCCTATTTCCAATGCATTAATGAAAACCTTTGTTTGGAGGCAAAGTTATCCGGGCGGGCTAAAGGGCAGAAAAATTTCCAACCGAAATGATAATCGGCATTCAGGATTGGAAATTTTTCTGTGCGGCCGCACTTGGGGTTCTTTGCGTTCAAAAATTACTTTAATTCAGGCAGGGAAACGGAATTTGTACCAAAGGTAAACGGTGATTCATAGTTGCGAACCGGTGCAAAATCTTTCATAAAATTAATTTGGGAAGCGAGTATTTTTTTGAAATCCGGATTTTTTTCAGCTTCTTCAGCCAATACTTCGCTGATAATGGCTGATATTTTTTTCATGGAGTCGTCGTCCAGGTGAGTAATCTCGGTACCTGCAGCCAGAAAATCCTTGGTAGCTTTTATGTTGCCGTATTCAAACCAGGAACTCATGTAGGCGGTGGTGGCCCGGGAGGCTTGGGTAACCACTTCTTTTAAATCGTCGGGAAGTTCGTTCCAGGCATCCTGGTTCACGATTACACCCAGTACAATGGCAGTCTGGTACCATGCCGGAGCGTTCCAGTATTTGGTGATGTTTTGGAACCCGACGGTCCAGTCCACGGTGGCGATGCTGAATTCTGCCCCGTCAACGACCTTGCGGGCCACGGACTCGTAGACCTCGCTGCCGTCCAGCAGCACGGGGGATGCACCTAATTTCTGAAGAATTTTCTGGCCGAAAAGACTGCCCATGCGAAGGCGCAGTCCCTTATAATCCTCTAAAGTACGGATGGGTTTGTGGGTTCTGATCCCGGCTTCGATGGGGGTGAAATTCTGCAGCAGCCATTTGCAGCCGTGCTGGCCGTAGAGTTCATCATAAAGCTCCTGGCCGCCGCCATGATAGATCCAGAGCATGTAGTCGATCCAGGTCATGCCCATGGGCGTTGTGGCAAGAATGTCAAAGGCGGTATTTTTACCGACCCAGTAGGAGCCAAAGTCGCCGGCACATTGAATGGTTCCTTTTTTAACGGCATCCAGATTCTGATATCCGGGCAGCAATTGTCCGGACGGATATAGTTTGATTTTTAACCGGCCGTTGCTTAACCGGTTGACCGTTTCACAAAAATACTTATCACCTTCATAGAGCCCTATGCCTACCGGCCACAAAGAGTTGTACTTCCATCGAATCATACGTTCTTGGGCACCCACCAATGACGTTCCAATGAGCACCAGTGCCAGGATCAAACAAACCTGCATTGACTTGCGTTTCATTTCTCTCTCCTTCTCTTATTGGTCTATTGTAGACAATTAATGTGTAGGGTTTCCCCTAGGACATATTCTCCCTTGGTTTACTTATGTACTTGTCTGCATCCGCGTCGGCCTTTTCAAATTGGCTGATTGTTTTCATTAATTTTTTGCGCTGGTATTCCAGGTGGGCTTTCATAAGCTGCTCGGCTTCTTCCAACTGGCCTGATTTAATCAAGGCCAGCATCTTGGTATGGTCATTCAAATCCTTGGCAATGGCCCCGGGTTGGAAAAAAAACAGATACTGATAGCGTGCAATGTTTGATGACAACCCCCGGTACCAGTGGGTGAGATAGGAGTTGCCTGCAGACTCAACCAACTGGAGGTGAAAATTGGCAAACTTCCAGAACAATGTGTATTTTTGTTCTTCGTCAATAAATTTTTTGGGGATCTGAACTGCGTTCTGGATTTTAACGATTTTTTCCAGTTCAGGCAGTTCTTTTCTCCTCATGTTTTTTAATTGCTGAACAGCAAAACATTCAACCATGATGCGAAGATCACAGATTTGGTTAAAATCCGCACTGCTTAACTCCGTCACATAGGTACCGATGCGGGGGGTGGTTTTAACCAGGCTTTCGTTTTGAAGGATGCGAAAAGTTTCTCTTAGGGGCGGACGGCTGACCCCAAGTTCAACAGACAGTTTATTTTCGATGAGACGTTCACCGCCTTGAATTTTTCCGGACACAATCTGCCGCCTTAAAAATTCAAGGATGCTTGTTGAAATATTTTGGTACTTCAGCATAAAATTTTGTTCCTTTGAAAAAATTCGGTCTAAAGTAGACTGTAGACAATG
This window contains:
- a CDS encoding TRAP transporter small permease subunit: MQLLNRIILLIEKIIAFIGKTAAWAIIPLMLIMVFEVVTRRMLNHPSIWTFETSTQLYGFHFMILGAYTLQAGRHISVDIIVERFSTRTRAILDILLYLVFFFPFIIVLLVESTAFARESWKIFETSFSVFAPPIYPIKTVIPITALLLLLQGICLFYRKCFFVAKGVEL
- the ispH gene encoding 4-hydroxy-3-methylbut-2-enyl diphosphate reductase → MKISIAKTAGFCMGVRRAVDMVLDASNKAKEPIYTYGPLIHNPQVLEMLESKQIFRMDSIPESGKGIVLIRAHGVPPQDEKALADAGFTVVNATCPRVVRVQVIIDKYAKKGYETIILGDEKHPEVIGLLGYAGGKGHTISNLDEFKALPRFEKAVVVAQTTQNTKIFADIQDWCRNNVSHYEIFNTICDSTEKRQDEVRQMAETHDAVIVVGGKFSGNTKRLAQVAAETGKPSMHIEEASEIDYESIGRVRSIAITAGASTPNWIINDTCSRVEQAFRENQSGRGKLRAVVNVLMKTNIILAAGAACLTLGTALISGAKDPGVPAAIAMFYILSMQIMNNMMSIGADTYNKPDRAELYKENKHRLLLVAFLSGAIGLLLAWTRGWGYFTVLLVMMLLGMTYSRTIFPSFSSGRKIYRLKDVPGSKTILIALAWGVVTSLMPGISLKAHPALTLVAFIFATGLSFARTAFMDILAVQGDRIAGRETLPILLGKKKSLKFIHYTLVGTIVIPVILSVGLSPVVCALALIPAFMFILTIRYNKDSDISANFYEFWFEIPLLFAGIIAVFG
- a CDS encoding GntR family transcriptional regulator encodes the protein MLKYQNISTSILEFLRRQIVSGKIQGGERLIENKLSVELGVSRPPLRETFRILQNESLVKTTPRIGTYVTELSSADFNQICDLRIMVECFAVQQLKNMRRKELPELEKIVKIQNAVQIPKKFIDEEQKYTLFWKFANFHLQLVESAGNSYLTHWYRGLSSNIARYQYLFFFQPGAIAKDLNDHTKMLALIKSGQLEEAEQLMKAHLEYQRKKLMKTISQFEKADADADKYISKPRENMS
- a CDS encoding FAD-linked oxidase C-terminal domain-containing protein, with protein sequence MLTEKIKKSLKDIVGSRGFIDAPEDLAAYSYDAFVKEAMPELVLLPESTAAVAAIMTIADREGIPVTARGAGTNISGASIPANKGIVLSLTRMDKILEVSTPNRYCIVQPGVVNGDLQARLAQEGFFYPPDPGSYMASTIGGNVAQNAGGPRCLKYGVTVDYVLSMEVVLASGEVIRFGSRNVKDVTGYRLSSLFCGSEGTLGIVTEITLRVVPLPEATRTILAVYNDLDHTADTVADIIGSGILPAALELMDKTVVNAVEDSAHIGLPRHAEGLLLIEVDGAEEAVEKEMRTIVEKAKTHGAQEVIEARTAAERDDVWTARRSAYGVFARLAPDCIVEDATVPVSHVPDMIRHIRQIADRYQLRIGILAHAGDGNMHPLISTDTNDKEEWQRVEAASREIFELAISYHGTLSGEHGIGLAKSEYLPMVMDDATRNFMARIKKCVDPKGILNPGKFV
- a CDS encoding ParB/RepB/Spo0J family partition protein: MNKKRKNTGLGRGISALIPDMEEPESNSDFFFCNVDQISPNRYQPRTRFSEEELERLTQSIAEQGVLQPLLARKMDGAYELIAGERRLRAARVAGLEQVPVIILNLTDEQVLEVSIIENIQRENLNVLEEAEAYFRLIDEFGYTQEKVAEKIGKNRSTIANLLRLRSLPEEIKEGLIAENISMGHARALLGAGSLENQLYLFKQVMEKQLSVRETERLVNQAKKQPQKIAKKISADEQKFLEETSSQISSRINSPVFIKKSGGRGRIEIKFSSGSEFNRLVELLSRIS
- a CDS encoding (Fe-S)-binding protein; protein product: MKADEANQCGKCGLCLTSCPVYKATREETTAPRAKVHLIRSFAHDNLPATDRMQEKLQCCLMCGTCTNMCPGGVQHDILFMRMRQQMGDLRGRAREVKIAGAILPKENRLRLASKAARIGASSLAQRIIGRMRIGNIPIERFPTPNANPFRDQVPEVIEPSGRPAGSVVYFTGCATNHIYERTGHASIKVLTRMGYRVVLPKNQGCCGLPLFFHGGIKQAEQTFLSNIDALQATTCDAILVDCATCGSALGHAYPKLMAELDLPDGPAHRLAKKVCDISEFVFKHFEQLAPHLDQDGVKETVTYHLPCHLKNHGQDKNRVENLLKQLPHVAYQKTCDWDSCCGGGGFFFNEYPEISKKIVDGKIKNAVDTGAQSWATGCPGCRVQLSGNLPKKGMLDVCHPMEIIARGLTK
- a CDS encoding FapA family protein, whose product is MADGATQGKPAPLIGILAVKFKFISEAQLQKALDQCSDDTDLDEKLKAYFLAEKLISSQNLHRLTMAVKAVAIHRREYRFGAIALAKGVVNKMVLDLALEEQKELFQKGKKPRPIGDVMVESGIMSPKQRDEILKLQKQSCSLLDRVGTLPVKIVNPADSQPVDHDGHHTSADDLSELSDSNDVPVLDRLEDIAQICGGLLLQVTCDHMSAFLTKICDMDPDIPAVVIRTALSEKGVVYGLVPDEQLEVFIRSSITDTVLFCVARGVEPSPGKDTGIEFFINTGYLKSSGMDDSGNIDVKRISPKQRVEKGSVLAEKIAGLPQAGKDVFGNIISAPGTTKNSLRAGAGAVLSEDGQKVLAAVQGTPQITLDGSITVHERSNINTDIDNDTGTAECDKSLRVTGSIKSGARVYGVDIWAQGIDDGIVEASGDLTIAHDINNARIYARGNVHAQSISNSEIVCMGDVLVKKKIVDSKIECGGTCSIITGKLVSSRVAAKMGLMAGSISSESSCPSRIRIGHDAFSVRELERNRLGLMRIDKIINKFNNKKNMISKQAAGLKTQMTELERVRERILVEYREIESRSDRSPSDRESLDQRLTGLRKNLKAVETKLQAGAAKIQDLVKQTSKIDRQILKPAASKQILADEKKNLIDWSLHTPGRARVVVAENVVSGTIIMGLHSTLVPETALCHVRITERPIQSEDENTPQIFYQMQVDDL
- the dctP gene encoding TRAP transporter substrate-binding protein DctP; translation: MKRKSMQVCLILALVLIGTSLVGAQERMIRWKYNSLWPVGIGLYEGDKYFCETVNRLSNGRLKIKLYPSGQLLPGYQNLDAVKKGTIQCAGDFGSYWVGKNTAFDILATTPMGMTWIDYMLWIYHGGGQELYDELYGQHGCKWLLQNFTPIEAGIRTHKPIRTLEDYKGLRLRMGSLFGQKILQKLGASPVLLDGSEVYESVARKVVDGAEFSIATVDWTVGFQNITKYWNAPAWYQTAIVLGVIVNQDAWNELPDDLKEVVTQASRATTAYMSSWFEYGNIKATKDFLAAGTEITHLDDDSMKKISAIISEVLAEEAEKNPDFKKILASQINFMKDFAPVRNYESPFTFGTNSVSLPELK
- a CDS encoding TRAP transporter large permease subunit, with protein sequence MTTGMILALLMFVCLLIGLGLGHPLAFTLGGLAVIFGYFGWGPECFGMFIDRIYMSTMNSYILVAVPLFVLMANFLDRSGVMEGLFVSVRYLLGPVRGGIGMTVILVATIFAACTGIVGASVVTIALLATPPLLEYGYKKELIAGSICAGGTLGILIPPSIMLVLMGSYAGVPVGQLFMGALIPGAILSGLYIIYIGVVCFIKPEWGPALTPEERVSVSTKKVLIDCLKNLFPPALLIASVLGAIFAGVATPTEAAGMGAFVALLMMIAYGRFSLKIIKDSVIATSTVTSMVLFIVVGATCFTGVFIGLGGDELVEVAILGVGSKWGSFALMMLIVLFLGMFIDWIGITMICLPLFVPIARDLGFNELWFVMMIAINLQMSFLTPPLGYAFFYFKGAGGATSEIEMIEIYRGMIPFILIMLSALTLCILFPQTVLYLPGMMN